A region of Aquarana catesbeiana isolate 2022-GZ linkage group LG08, ASM4218655v1, whole genome shotgun sequence DNA encodes the following proteins:
- the LOC141104624 gene encoding uncharacterized protein codes for MMDNWPHLTSLDGSSNRNPPERCPRPLYSKDSTQENQEIPLEDQSDSLTVVKVEDEEEIAMMGDDPCKEEDIFPEISTDGSRNRNPPESCPCPLYSRDSTQEDQEIPEEDQDESLLNIKVEVKEEAEEPYVGDDDPCKEEESPPEISTDGRYRRYGVKDHFVSSPDGGIEDDDSTSGSSEGSPITSNLHSLRHSLDLSFDRSTHRGSSPDPSEATTHQIIAGGGDMLPCSECGKCFNKRADLNVHLRIHTGEKPYSCSECRKSFSRKRYLIEHQKTHTGQDLYSCSECGKSFTRRPNLILHHKTHTGEKPYSCSECGKSFIYKTHLVTHQRTHTGEKPYSCSECGKSFKDRSYFISHQKVHTGEKPYACTECGKSFKWKSNLVTHQRTHTGERPYACTECGKCFPDKAYLIAHQKLHSGEKPYPCPECGKCFSVKSNLIKHRKIHVQKPFLCRQCRSCFESKPLLDYHKTMHGLEKEVLF; via the exons ATGATGGATAACTGGCCACATCTCACATCACTGG atggatccagtaacaggaatcccccagagagatgtccccgtcctctgtattccaagGACTCCACACAGGAAAATCAGGAGATCCCTCTGGAGGATCAG AGTGACAGCTTAACTGTGGTTAAAGTTGAAGATGAAGAAGAGATAGCCATGATGGGTGATGATCCGTGTAAGGAGGAGGACATCtttccagagatcagcacag atggatccaggaACAGAAATCCTCCAGAGAGTTGTCCCTGTCcgctgtattcccgggattccacacaggaagatcaggaGATCCCTGAGGAGGATCAG GATGAAAGTCTGCTCAATATTAAAGTTGAAGTGAaggaagaagcagaagaaccaTATGTGGGAGATGATGATCCATGTAAGGAGGAGGAAAGTCCtccagagatcagtacag ATGGAAGATACAGAAGGTACGGTGTGAAGGACCATTTTGTCTCATCTCCAGATGGTGGGATTGAAGATGATGACTCTACATCTGGCTCTTCAGAAGGAAGCCCCATCACCTCCAATCTCCATTCTTTAAGGCACAGTTTAGACCTATCATTTGATCGCTCTACACACAGAGGGAGTTCTCCTGATCCCTCTGAGGCCACCACCCATCAAATCATCGCTGGAGGGGGTGACATGTTAccatgttccgagtgcgggaagtgttttaacAAGAGAGCCGATCTTAATGTACATCTTcgaattcacactggagagaagccttaCTCCTGTTCCGAATGCAGGAAGAGCTTTTCCAGGAAACGTTACCTCATCGAACATCAGAAAACTCACACGGGCCAGGACCTTTACTCATGTTCCGAGTGTGGGAAAAGTTTCACCCGGAGGCCTAACCTTATTTTGCACCACAAGacccacacgggggagaaaccgtaTTCATGTTCAGAATGTGGGAAATCTTTTATATACAAGACTCATCTCGTTACCCATCAGCGGACTCATACGGGAGAGAAGCCCTATTCTTGCTCTGAGTGTGGAAAGTCCTTTAAAGACAGGTCGTATTTTATCAGCCACCAAAAggttcacacgggggagaagccttaCGCCTGCACTGAGTGCGGAAAAAGCTTCAAGTGGAAATCAAACCTTGTGACCCACCAGAGAACGCACACAGGGGAGCGGCCTTACGCCTGCACAGAATGCGGGAAGTGTTTTCCGGACAAAGCGTATCTCATCGCCCATCAAAAGCTTCACTCGGGGGAGAAGCCCTATCCTTGTCCTGAGTGTGGTAAATGTTTTTCGGTCAAATCGAACCTTATTAAGCATAGGAAAATCCATGTCCAGAAACCCTTCCTGTGCCGCCAATGCAGAAGCTGCTTTGAGTCAAAGCCATTGTTGGATTACCATAAAACCATGCATGGCCTGGAGAAGGAGGTATTGTTCTGA
- the LOC141104598 gene encoding uncharacterized protein isoform X2: MEEWEYIEEHKDLYKDIMMENRPPLTSPDGSSNRNTPERSPRPLYSRNSTQEHQEIPQEDECGYLFTVEAEKPYVVGDDQCKEKEFPPEISTDGSSNRNPPERCPLPLYSQDSTQEDQKIPQEDQSNDFTVIKIEDEEEMSILGDEPCKEKEIPPVISTDGSSNRNPPERCPRPLYSRDSTQEHQEILQEDQSNDFTVITVEDEEGMSILGDEPCKLVEIPPLISTEPGDTRDTQRDLKAGEEEGGHVRFKEDKVPPEISTDGTSQNNLAKCPVISLDSEMEDTDITSDSSDYDSITPQRHSVLPSADLSSDPSTHGVILSDRSTTVNHTSCGEGEILEQSEGDENVTQEGNFVEKETNDTGQKDNSFSCPECGKCFALRSSLTRHRRVHTGTKPYVCSKCGKRFLLRSYLTSHQKVHSGEKPYSCPECGKRFAVKSGFTRHQKVHSAERPFCCSQCGKCFQWKSSLDYHTKTHDVEKPFACQQCGKSFQWRTFLDFHMHTHTNEKPHSS, encoded by the exons atggaggagtgggagtatatagaagaacacaaggatctctacaaggacattatgatggagaaccggccgcccctcacatcaccgg atggatccagtaacaggAATACCCCAGAGAGatctccccgtcctctgtattcccggaactccacacaggaacatcaggagatccctcaggAGGATGAG TGTGGATATCTGTTTACTGTTGAAGCAGAAAAGCCATATGTGGTGGGTGATGATCAATGTAAGGAGAAGGAATtccctccagagatcagcacag atggatccagtaacagaaatcccccagagagatgtccccttcctctgtattcccaggactccacacaggaagatcagaagATCCCTCAAGAGGATCAA AGTAATGACTTCACTGTCATTAAAATCGAAGATGAAGAAGAGATGTCTATCTTGGGCGATGAGCCATGTAAGGAGAAGGAAATCCCTCCAgtgatcagcacag atggatccagtaacagaaatcccccagagagatgtccccgtcctctgtattcccgggactccacacaggaacatcaggagatcctTCAGGAGGATCAG AGCAATGACTTCACTGTCATTACAGTCGAAGACGAAGAAGGGATGTCTATCTTAGGTGATGAGCCATGTAAGTTGGTGGAAATCCCTCCAttgatcagcacag AACCCGGAGACACCAGAGACACTCAGAGAGACCTCAAAGctggggaggaggaaggaggacatGTGAGGTTTAAAGAAGATAAAGttcctccagagatcagcacag ATGGAACAAGCCAGAATAACTTGGCAAAATGCCCCGTGATATCTCTAGATAGTGAGATGGAAGATACTGACATCACATCTGATTCTTCAGATTATGACTCCATTACCCCACAACGCCATTCGGTTCTTCCCAGTGCAGATCTTTCCTCCGATCCCTCCACACATGGGGTGATTCTTTCTGATCGGTCCACCACCGTCAATCACACATCTTGCGGCGAGGGTGAAATTTTAGAACAATCCGAAGGTGATGAAAATGTTACCCAGGAAGGGAACTTTGTTGAAAAAGAGACCAATGATACGGGCCAGAAGGATAATTCTTTCTCTTGCCctgaatgtggaaaatgttttgcTCTGAGGTCGAGTCTTACTAGACATCGGAGAGTGCATACCGGGACGAAGCCATACGTGTGCTCGAAGTGTGGGAAGCGTTTTCTTCTCAGGTCATATCTTACCAGCCATCAAAAAGTTCACTCGGGGGAGAAGCCCTATTCCTGCCCCGAGTGTGGCAAACGTTTTGCGGTAAAGTCGGGTTTTACTCGACATCAGAAAGTCCACAGTGCCGAAAGGCCGTTCTGTTGCTCacagtgcgggaagtgtttccagtGGAAGTCATCCCTTGACTATCATACGAAGACGCATGATGTGGAAAAGCCATTTGCGTGTCAGCAGTGCGGGAAGTCTTTTCAGTGGAGGACGTTTCTCGACtttcacatgcatacacacaccaATGAAAAGCCACATTCCTCCTGA